A region from the Pseudomonas sp. Teo4 genome encodes:
- a CDS encoding SagB/ThcOx family dehydrogenase, with product MSIPHDYYLKFISNEVLDDTLIYHNKGNFVIHKATQHFSTLHHIPNKELEQLTGNELKLNISQSTSSCQNLSLPVLPVEHHLRRNDSCAKFDNGPLDFCKVQALLAPLLKKENCGYNRGYPSGGALYPVEVFCCNLNNQVNHWPTDSNCLHLLPSSRKFENYSPEINIHELQKSLIPEPFDLGTPSIALIYCIYLPKAIFKYRYRGYRLAHMEAGSMYMLVDLRCKELRLESRLWSGFSDHELAQRLNLNPTLFLPACIQFIG from the coding sequence ATGAGCATACCTCATGATTACTATTTAAAATTTATTAGCAATGAAGTTCTAGACGACACCCTGATCTACCACAACAAAGGAAATTTTGTCATCCATAAAGCCACCCAGCACTTTAGCACGCTTCACCACATCCCCAACAAAGAACTAGAACAACTTACAGGAAACGAGCTAAAACTTAACATAAGTCAAAGCACAAGCAGTTGTCAAAATCTATCGCTCCCCGTACTACCTGTAGAGCATCACTTAAGAAGAAATGATTCATGCGCAAAATTTGACAATGGGCCTCTCGACTTTTGCAAAGTGCAAGCGCTACTCGCGCCTTTGCTGAAAAAGGAAAATTGTGGCTATAACCGGGGGTACCCTAGTGGAGGCGCTCTCTATCCTGTCGAGGTTTTCTGCTGCAACCTAAACAACCAGGTTAATCACTGGCCTACCGACAGTAACTGCCTGCACCTACTGCCAAGTTCTAGGAAGTTTGAAAACTACAGCCCAGAGATAAATATTCATGAACTACAAAAGTCTTTAATCCCGGAACCATTTGACTTGGGCACTCCATCCATTGCACTCATTTACTGCATTTACCTACCCAAAGCAATTTTTAAGTATAGATATCGCGGTTACCGACTCGCTCACATGGAAGCTGGCTCAATGTATATGTTGGTAGACCTGCGCTGCAAAGAATTGCGCCTGGAGAGCCGTCTTTGGTCCGGCTTCAGTGATCATGAGTTAGCGCAGCGGTTAAATCTTAACCCAACCTTATTTCTTCCGGCCTGCATTCAATTTATAGGGTAG
- the ycaC gene encoding isochorismate family cysteine hydrolase YcaC, with protein MAFQYKRLDKNNAAVLLVDHQTGLLSLVRDIDPDRFKNNVLALSDLAKYFKLPTILTTSFETGPNGPLVPELKEQFPDAPYIARPGNINAWDNEDFVKAVKATGKKQLLIAGVVTEVCVAFPALSALEEGFDVFVVTDASGTFNELTRDSAWRRMEAAGAQLMTWFGVACELHRDWRNDIEGLGTLFSNHIPDYRNLMTSYNKLAK; from the coding sequence ATGGCCTTCCAATACAAGCGTCTGGACAAGAACAATGCCGCTGTCCTGCTGGTCGACCACCAGACCGGCCTGCTGTCGCTGGTTCGCGACATCGACCCTGACCGTTTCAAGAACAATGTGCTGGCCCTGTCGGACCTGGCCAAGTACTTCAAGCTGCCAACCATCCTCACCACCAGCTTCGAAACCGGCCCCAACGGCCCGTTGGTGCCCGAGTTGAAAGAGCAGTTCCCCGACGCCCCGTACATCGCACGCCCCGGCAACATCAATGCCTGGGACAACGAAGACTTCGTCAAGGCCGTGAAAGCGACCGGCAAGAAGCAACTGCTCATCGCCGGGGTGGTGACCGAGGTTTGTGTGGCCTTCCCCGCGCTGTCGGCGCTCGAAGAAGGTTTCGACGTGTTCGTCGTCACCGACGCCTCCGGCACCTTCAACGAACTGACCCGCGACTCGGCCTGGCGCCGCATGGAAGCGGCCGGCGCCCAGTTGATGACCTGGTTCGGCGTGGCCTGCGAGCTGCACCGCGACTGGCGCAACGACATCGAAGGGCTGGGCACGCTGTTCTCCAACCACATACCGGACTATCGCAACCTGATGACCAGTTACAACAAACTTGCGAAATAG
- a CDS encoding YcaO-like family protein translates to MNNYNEIHFPVRPDFQCSQPNAVKHFPHSVESGSRWSTYGSSSGWTSEIIKAAHGEYRERTHFYLDIAVAEKATLNSNLSLEEVSEFTKALAQTSINAPCNSIEEHRFDLTHAFRISDFSPCKIPTACISISPSNNESDNNFYPFRDTCGCSTHETMEKAIHGALKESLERQFLLKFWLTKTHSHRILHTVALFTLRNSPCQNLLKELLKCGELCILDLTDRNFPGSCILICYGNKTSSNTEVKYCAGMAYNKDILSALEKALVELWQTYRFMQSFAARKRSIKEVEDPYLRHFLECNSYSTYEAILCTENAYHQDLNTKEFTSRNLIKSLRELKLNGYLYLYSPPTAPTTHFCKYISPNLFLHMNNSSKLNLINRYSENFSHNIKPEQCSKMVPFP, encoded by the coding sequence ATGAACAACTACAATGAAATACACTTTCCAGTCAGACCTGACTTCCAATGCTCCCAACCAAACGCTGTCAAACACTTTCCACACAGCGTCGAATCCGGTAGCCGATGGAGCACTTACGGATCTAGCAGTGGATGGACGTCAGAAATCATAAAAGCAGCACATGGGGAATATCGAGAACGAACGCACTTCTATCTCGACATTGCCGTAGCAGAAAAAGCCACCCTAAACTCAAACTTATCTTTAGAGGAAGTATCTGAATTTACAAAAGCACTTGCTCAGACATCGATCAATGCGCCATGCAACTCAATCGAAGAGCACAGATTTGATTTAACTCACGCCTTTAGAATAAGCGACTTCAGCCCATGTAAAATCCCAACAGCCTGCATATCAATATCTCCAAGCAATAACGAATCCGACAACAATTTCTACCCATTCAGAGACACCTGCGGGTGCAGCACTCATGAAACCATGGAGAAGGCAATACATGGCGCGCTGAAAGAGTCACTTGAAAGACAGTTTCTTTTAAAATTTTGGCTGACAAAAACACACTCACACAGGATCCTTCATACAGTTGCACTGTTCACTTTACGAAACTCACCTTGCCAAAACCTCCTTAAAGAACTTTTGAAATGCGGAGAGTTGTGCATCTTGGATTTAACTGACAGAAACTTTCCCGGAAGCTGCATACTAATCTGCTACGGAAACAAAACCTCATCGAACACCGAAGTTAAATACTGCGCTGGAATGGCTTACAACAAGGATATTCTCAGTGCGTTGGAAAAAGCTCTGGTAGAGCTCTGGCAAACTTATCGTTTCATGCAGTCCTTCGCTGCTCGAAAAAGAAGCATCAAGGAGGTGGAAGACCCTTACCTGCGCCATTTTTTAGAATGCAACAGCTACAGCACCTACGAAGCAATACTTTGCACTGAAAACGCTTACCATCAAGATCTAAACACAAAAGAATTTACAAGCCGCAATCTGATCAAGTCGCTGAGAGAACTAAAACTCAACGGCTACCTATACCTTTACTCCCCTCCGACCGCACCCACCACGCATTTTTGCAAATACATATCCCCCAATTTATTTCTCCACATGAACAACTCATCAAAGCTCAACCTAATCAATCGATACTCGGAAAATTTCTCCCATAACATCAAACCCGAGCAATGCAGTAAAATGGTACCTTTCCCATGA
- a CDS encoding aldehyde dehydrogenase family protein encodes MTHSHYIAGRWVEGQGSDCITVNDPSLGQPFAELMAASVAQVDQAVAAARQALPAWKSVNASARAAYLRGFAEQLGQRREELIGLQMRNNGKPRHEAEIDLDDAVATFAYYADLAEQLPEKNRDVPLAAPGFTARTRLEPVGVVGLIVPWNFPLVTSAWKLAPALAAGCTVVLKPSEVTPLIEQAYGQIADTLGLPAGVLNIVNGKAETGAALSGHNGLDKLSFTGSNSVGSQVMRSASAQCRPVTLELGGKSAIVVFDDCDVDQAVEWIVAGITWNAGQMCSATSRLLVQDGIADALLPRLQQALEKLRVGNPLTEEVDMGPLTSQAQWLKVASYFATAREEGLQCLAGGKALDRDGWFVSPTLYTEVPTDSRLWTEEIFGPVLCARRFSTEAQAIAEANDSRFGLVATVCSADLERAERVADALEVGHVWINSVQAVFVETSWGGTKGSGIGRELGPWGLSGYLSVKHVTRCLG; translated from the coding sequence ATGACCCATTCCCACTACATCGCTGGCCGCTGGGTCGAAGGCCAGGGCAGCGACTGCATCACCGTCAACGACCCTTCGCTCGGCCAGCCGTTCGCCGAGTTGATGGCGGCCAGCGTGGCCCAGGTCGACCAGGCGGTGGCAGCCGCCCGCCAGGCCCTGCCTGCCTGGAAAAGCGTCAATGCCAGCGCGCGCGCGGCCTACCTGCGCGGCTTTGCCGAGCAGCTCGGCCAACGCCGTGAAGAACTGATCGGCTTGCAGATGCGCAACAACGGCAAGCCACGTCACGAGGCCGAAATCGATCTGGACGACGCCGTGGCCACCTTCGCCTACTACGCCGACCTCGCCGAGCAGTTGCCGGAAAAGAACCGCGACGTGCCCCTGGCCGCGCCCGGCTTCACCGCCCGCACGCGCCTGGAGCCGGTGGGCGTGGTGGGCCTGATCGTGCCGTGGAACTTCCCCTTGGTGACCAGCGCCTGGAAGCTCGCCCCGGCCCTGGCCGCTGGCTGCACCGTGGTGCTCAAGCCTTCGGAGGTAACGCCGCTGATCGAACAGGCCTACGGCCAGATCGCCGATACCCTGGGCCTGCCTGCCGGTGTACTGAACATCGTCAACGGCAAGGCCGAAACCGGCGCCGCCTTAAGCGGCCACAACGGCCTGGACAAGCTGTCGTTCACCGGCAGCAACAGTGTCGGCAGCCAAGTGATGCGCAGTGCTTCGGCGCAGTGCCGGCCGGTGACCCTGGAGCTGGGTGGCAAGTCGGCCATCGTGGTGTTCGATGATTGCGATGTCGACCAGGCGGTGGAATGGATCGTCGCCGGCATTACCTGGAATGCCGGGCAGATGTGTTCGGCCACTTCGCGCTTGCTGGTGCAGGACGGTATCGCCGATGCGCTGCTGCCGCGTCTGCAGCAAGCCTTGGAAAAACTGCGCGTCGGCAACCCGCTGACCGAAGAAGTGGACATGGGTCCGCTGACCAGCCAGGCGCAATGGCTGAAAGTGGCCAGCTACTTCGCCACGGCGCGCGAAGAAGGTTTGCAGTGCCTGGCTGGCGGCAAGGCACTGGATCGCGACGGTTGGTTCGTGAGCCCCACGCTGTACACCGAGGTGCCGACGGACAGCCGCCTGTGGACCGAGGAAATCTTTGGCCCAGTGCTTTGTGCACGCCGTTTCTCGACTGAAGCGCAAGCGATTGCCGAAGCCAACGACAGCCGTTTTGGCCTGGTCGCTACCGTGTGCTCCGCCGACCTGGAACGCGCCGAGCGCGTGGCCGATGCGCTGGAAGTCGGGCATGTGTGGATCAACTCGGTGCAGGCAGTGTTCGTCGAGACGTCCTGGGGTGGCACCAAGGGCAGCGGGATCGGCCGGGAGCTTGGGCCTTGGGGGTTGTCAGGGTATCTGTCGGTCAAGCATGTGACGCGCTGCCTGGGTTGA
- a CDS encoding transporter translates to MAHTALHAQHDQDLFGLLYGFVFREGQPGREIDSAQALRLLNEPADPDQFLWLHLNLAHAACERWLRTHLALPDAFFETLREGSRSTRIEHADSALLAVVNDVVFNFGLVSSDISTMWACASSRLLVSARLQPLHSVDKLRSSVKRGERFHSPIELLVHLLRDQGDVLTQIVRETTTSVDRIEDQLLSQRLSDNRAELSSMRRVLVRLQRLLALEPGALLRLLNRPPEWLREQDMRQLRAATEEFTLVISDLTALGERIKLLQEEIAAKLNEQTNRTLFTLTVVTVLALPINIIAGFFGMNVGGVPLADDPHGFWVLVALVATFTVLVGRWAFRKRREY, encoded by the coding sequence ATGGCTCATACCGCACTACACGCTCAGCACGATCAAGACCTGTTTGGTCTTCTCTACGGCTTTGTCTTCCGCGAAGGCCAGCCCGGCCGCGAGATCGACTCGGCCCAGGCCTTGCGCCTGCTTAACGAACCCGCGGATCCTGACCAGTTTCTTTGGCTTCATTTGAACCTCGCCCATGCCGCTTGTGAGCGTTGGTTACGTACTCACTTGGCCTTGCCAGACGCCTTTTTCGAAACCCTGCGCGAAGGCTCGCGCTCCACGCGTATCGAACATGCCGACTCGGCGTTGCTGGCGGTGGTCAACGATGTGGTATTCAACTTCGGCCTGGTGTCGTCAGATATTTCCACAATGTGGGCCTGCGCCAGCAGCCGCCTGTTGGTCAGTGCGCGCCTGCAGCCACTGCACTCGGTGGACAAGCTGCGTTCATCGGTCAAACGGGGCGAGCGTTTCCATTCGCCCATCGAGTTGCTGGTGCACCTGTTGCGCGACCAGGGCGACGTGCTGACCCAGATTGTGCGCGAGACCACCACCAGCGTCGATCGCATCGAAGACCAGCTGCTGTCCCAGCGCTTGAGCGACAACCGTGCCGAGCTGAGTAGCATGCGTCGGGTACTGGTGCGTCTGCAGCGGTTGCTGGCGCTGGAGCCCGGCGCACTGCTGCGCCTGCTGAATCGGCCCCCGGAGTGGTTGCGTGAGCAGGACATGCGCCAGCTGCGTGCGGCGACCGAGGAATTCACCCTGGTGATCAGCGACCTCACGGCGCTGGGCGAGCGGATCAAACTTTTGCAGGAAGAGATCGCCGCCAAGCTCAACGAACAGACCAACCGCACCCTGTTCACCCTGACCGTGGTTACCGTGCTAGCGTTGCCCATCAACATCATCGCCGGCTTCTTCGGGATGAACGTCGGCGGCGTGCCCCTGGCCGACGACCCGCATGGCTTCTGGGTGCTGGTGGCGCTGGTGGCGACGTTCACCGTGCTGGTTGGTCGCTGGGCGTTCCGCAAGCGCCGCGAGTATTGA
- a CDS encoding purine-cytosine permease family protein, protein MSHSTGIETNGVEQIPNDQRDASPLDLFRLIFGGANTFATAVLGSFPVLFGLSFQAGVWAILLGVGVGALILAPMGLFGALNGTNNAVSSGAHFGVHGRIVGSFLSLLTAVAFFSLSVWSSGDALVGGAKRLVGLPETDLTLGLAYGLFAVLVLVVCIFGFRFMLWVNKIAVWASSLLFLLGIFAFAGPFDAGFAGTVNLGQAGFWAAFVGAAILAMSNPVSFGAFLGDWSRYIPRETPKARIMLAVIAAQVATLIPFLFGLCTATLVASQAPDYIAANNYVGGLLAISPSWFFLPVCLIAVIGGMSTGTTALYGTGLDMSSVFPRLLSRAAATLLIGVLAIGFIFIGRFTFNLVQSVSTFAVLIITCTSPWMVIMILGLITRRGFYHADDLQVFTRGQRGGHYWFLHGWNWRGMGAWIPSAAVGLCFVNLPGQFVGPLGDLAGGIDLSLPVTLGLAGVLYLILLNLFPEPAGVYGPNGPRWVRCKSAPHLPVTTAEMA, encoded by the coding sequence ATGAGCCACTCGACCGGTATCGAGACCAATGGCGTCGAACAGATCCCCAACGATCAACGCGACGCTTCCCCACTGGACCTGTTCCGCCTGATTTTCGGCGGCGCCAACACGTTCGCCACCGCCGTACTAGGCAGCTTCCCGGTGCTGTTCGGGCTGTCGTTCCAGGCCGGGGTCTGGGCGATTCTGCTGGGCGTCGGCGTCGGGGCGCTGATCCTCGCACCCATGGGCCTGTTCGGCGCGCTCAACGGCACCAACAATGCGGTGTCGTCGGGCGCGCACTTCGGCGTGCACGGGCGCATCGTCGGTTCGTTCCTCTCGCTGCTCACGGCGGTCGCGTTCTTCTCGCTGTCGGTGTGGAGTTCCGGTGACGCCCTGGTGGGTGGCGCCAAACGCCTGGTCGGGTTGCCGGAGACCGACCTCACCCTGGGCCTGGCCTACGGCTTGTTCGCCGTGCTGGTGCTGGTGGTGTGCATCTTCGGTTTCCGCTTCATGCTGTGGGTGAACAAGATCGCCGTGTGGGCGTCGAGCCTGCTGTTCCTGCTGGGTATCTTCGCCTTCGCCGGGCCGTTCGACGCGGGCTTTGCCGGTACCGTCAACCTTGGCCAGGCCGGTTTCTGGGCAGCCTTCGTCGGCGCGGCGATTCTGGCCATGAGCAACCCGGTGTCGTTCGGCGCCTTCCTGGGCGACTGGTCGCGCTACATCCCGCGCGAAACGCCCAAGGCACGCATCATGCTGGCGGTCATCGCTGCCCAGGTCGCAACACTGATCCCGTTCCTGTTCGGCCTGTGCACCGCCACCCTGGTAGCCAGCCAGGCGCCGGACTACATCGCTGCCAACAACTACGTCGGCGGCCTGCTGGCGATCTCGCCCAGCTGGTTCTTCCTGCCGGTGTGCCTGATTGCCGTGATCGGCGGCATGTCCACTGGCACCACCGCGCTGTACGGCACCGGCCTGGACATGTCCAGCGTGTTCCCGCGCCTGCTCAGCCGCGCCGCTGCGACACTGCTGATCGGTGTTCTGGCGATCGGTTTCATCTTCATCGGCCGCTTCACCTTCAACCTGGTGCAGAGCGTGTCGACCTTCGCCGTGCTGATCATCACCTGCACCAGCCCCTGGATGGTGATCATGATCCTCGGCCTGATCACCCGCCGCGGCTTCTACCACGCCGATGACCTGCAGGTGTTCACCCGCGGCCAACGTGGCGGCCACTACTGGTTCCTGCACGGCTGGAACTGGCGTGGCATGGGTGCATGGATCCCAAGCGCGGCGGTGGGCCTGTGCTTCGTCAACCTGCCTGGTCAGTTCGTTGGCCCGCTGGGCGACCTGGCCGGCGGCATCGACCTGAGCCTGCCAGTCACCCTGGGCCTGGCCGGCGTGCTGTACCTCATTCTGCTCAACCTGTTCCCTGAACCTGCAGGCGTGTACGGCCCGAATGGCCCACGCTGGGTGCGCTGCAAAAGCGCCCCGCACCTGCCCGTAACCACTGCCGAAATGGCCTGA
- a CDS encoding DUF1778 domain-containing protein: MSAVPSRDRSKAVPLNMRVAEHRRDLIDAAVEIVGGDRTSFVLEAACKRAEEVLMERRLFLLDDQAFDTFTQALEDNPIRSNECVKKLLARPKRWS, encoded by the coding sequence ATGAGTGCAGTGCCGTCAAGGGATCGCAGCAAAGCGGTTCCATTGAACATGCGGGTCGCCGAGCACCGGCGGGACCTGATCGACGCAGCCGTGGAAATCGTCGGGGGAGATCGCACGAGTTTTGTGCTGGAAGCTGCGTGCAAACGTGCCGAGGAAGTGCTGATGGAGCGACGTTTGTTCCTGCTCGATGACCAAGCCTTCGACACGTTCACGCAAGCACTGGAAGACAATCCCATCAGGAGTAACGAATGCGTGAAGAAGCTGTTGGCAAGGCCCAAGCGCTGGAGTTGA
- a CDS encoding McbB family protein: protein MKALRVCNYEVLNFETDHLVYSASGITKIKNNSLTNALKQLIKLKKTEVAYKKIQDILHSQGLCSESTVKFLREISVLGDPPSSTYFEKAVIYCDWEIPLSEAKALKQRSNYKLEIKPLTIPTHIKSATPILFILASLSFDLQKVREIYDQLADNYPSSGISVGFVSGAHFHLTEPYIPTLKNPCAFCTIDRVIHYESLRSSHHHWSRLLGFCNTNRLPMPKAEIDELQHALIIGAISRSIKKLTTHQPIKMTQDKTLHSTTINLDTGNITEDVSVHWPLCRCLERRA, encoded by the coding sequence ATGAAAGCTTTAAGAGTATGTAATTATGAAGTTCTTAACTTCGAAACTGACCATTTAGTCTATTCCGCCAGCGGCATAACTAAAATCAAAAATAACAGCCTGACAAACGCGCTCAAGCAGCTAATAAAACTCAAGAAAACAGAAGTAGCCTACAAAAAAATTCAAGACATACTCCACAGCCAAGGCCTTTGCAGTGAGAGCACGGTAAAATTTTTGAGAGAAATATCTGTCCTCGGTGATCCACCAAGCAGTACTTACTTCGAAAAGGCTGTGATTTACTGCGATTGGGAGATTCCTCTCAGCGAAGCGAAAGCCTTGAAGCAGAGATCAAACTACAAATTAGAAATAAAACCATTAACAATCCCTACACACATAAAAAGCGCAACCCCAATACTTTTTATACTAGCCAGCCTAAGCTTTGACCTGCAAAAAGTAAGGGAAATCTACGACCAACTGGCTGACAATTATCCATCAAGCGGAATAAGCGTTGGGTTTGTCAGTGGCGCACACTTCCATCTTACCGAACCTTACATCCCCACACTCAAAAACCCTTGCGCCTTTTGCACCATAGACCGAGTAATTCATTATGAATCATTACGATCCAGCCACCATCACTGGAGTAGGCTTTTGGGGTTTTGCAACACCAATAGACTTCCCATGCCGAAAGCAGAGATAGATGAACTCCAGCATGCCCTAATTATAGGAGCCATTTCAAGATCCATAAAAAAACTAACAACGCATCAACCAATAAAAATGACCCAAGACAAAACCCTGCACTCTACAACCATAAACTTGGACACAGGAAATATAACAGAGGACGTTAGCGTGCACTGGCCGCTTTGCCGGTGCTTGGAGAGACGCGCATGA
- a CDS encoding ATP-binding cassette domain-containing protein, which produces MNLLRISDVSFEANNKTLFKHVNFNAKKGETIGLLGPNGAGKTTLMDLICNIKQPHMGVISNAALRPIYLSQTLSAPPSLRMGDIHTLITNLSSSTPPSKTETLNKLKHWSPTLHERYSTIWMKKPSICSYGEIRSFFTLSLLSMDSDLLILDEPTAGVDPEFRHYIWLGIQNACKEGATVIVSSHYIQEIINHCHRFYMLARQQLEPFANADDFLNRHHASTLDEAFIKASSIS; this is translated from the coding sequence ATGAACCTATTACGTATTTCTGACGTCAGTTTTGAAGCCAATAACAAAACACTATTCAAACATGTAAACTTCAACGCCAAAAAAGGTGAAACTATCGGACTACTGGGTCCAAACGGCGCCGGAAAAACAACATTGATGGACCTGATTTGCAATATTAAGCAGCCACACATGGGCGTCATTAGCAATGCCGCATTACGCCCAATTTATTTATCTCAAACACTTTCTGCTCCCCCATCTTTAAGGATGGGGGACATTCATACTCTGATCACAAATCTGAGCAGCTCAACCCCTCCAAGCAAGACAGAAACGCTTAACAAGCTGAAGCACTGGTCGCCGACGCTTCATGAACGCTACTCAACCATCTGGATGAAAAAACCTTCGATTTGTAGTTACGGTGAAATACGCAGTTTCTTTACCCTTAGCTTGCTGTCCATGGACAGCGATCTGCTGATACTGGATGAGCCTACTGCAGGTGTAGACCCGGAGTTTCGCCACTACATTTGGTTGGGCATCCAGAATGCTTGTAAAGAAGGTGCTACCGTCATTGTGTCCTCTCACTACATCCAAGAGATCATCAATCATTGCCATCGCTTCTACATGCTGGCAAGACAACAACTGGAGCCGTTCGCTAACGCAGATGACTTTTTAAATCGCCATCACGCCAGCACGCTGGACGAGGCCTTTATCAAGGCCTCGTCGATCAGCTAG
- a CDS encoding DUF3422 domain-containing protein, protein MHPQRATLHNELHARPSLYFDEPAHVFHLAVLGGDEACAALLRRCCPHASDTEAAQGITRLDGHPFKWERHAEFFTLTLVVPCASANTDWKTLPAALAEAIAPHADKVINSVQVLVRDDNDLDLPRYGFKDPAGSCVGGGDAVVWSDFRLTEDGTNRFLFINRRLNAYRQGRMIRRLLEIETYRMMASLTLTTAKALGQELDAFDKTLVSLSERSASGDQRDSKSLLDAIAHLSRQVVSRTVKNRHRFGATQAYAQLVFERLGELRETHVGDCQRLGVFIERRFKPTVRYCAATEQRLEQLAKNVANLGDLLQARVQVEMEEQNAEILRSLNARADAQVKIQRAVEGLSIIAITYYLLNLFKLLYGGLNVLGAGLTAREALLGMAPPALLVLLVILMRIRRAKQH, encoded by the coding sequence ATGCACCCTCAACGCGCCACCTTGCACAACGAACTGCACGCTCGTCCGTCGCTGTATTTCGACGAGCCGGCCCATGTCTTCCACCTGGCCGTGCTCGGCGGCGATGAGGCCTGCGCCGCGCTGTTGCGCCGTTGCTGCCCGCACGCCAGCGACACCGAAGCAGCCCAGGGCATCACACGCCTGGACGGCCACCCGTTCAAATGGGAACGGCACGCCGAGTTCTTCACCCTGACCCTGGTGGTGCCTTGCGCGTCGGCGAACACCGACTGGAAAACCCTGCCAGCGGCACTGGCCGAAGCCATCGCTCCACATGCCGACAAGGTCATCAACTCCGTGCAAGTGCTGGTACGCGACGACAACGACCTCGACCTGCCGCGCTATGGCTTCAAGGACCCTGCCGGCTCCTGCGTCGGCGGTGGCGATGCGGTGGTGTGGAGCGATTTTCGCCTGACCGAGGACGGCACCAACCGCTTCCTGTTCATCAACCGCCGGCTCAATGCTTACCGCCAGGGGCGAATGATCCGTCGCCTGCTGGAGATCGAGACGTACCGCATGATGGCGTCATTGACCCTGACCACGGCCAAGGCCCTGGGCCAGGAACTGGATGCATTCGACAAAACCCTGGTGAGCCTGTCCGAACGCAGCGCCAGTGGCGACCAACGTGACTCCAAGTCATTGCTCGATGCCATCGCCCACCTGTCACGCCAGGTGGTCAGCCGCACGGTGAAGAACCGCCACCGCTTCGGCGCCACCCAGGCCTACGCGCAACTGGTGTTCGAACGCCTGGGCGAATTGCGCGAAACCCATGTGGGTGACTGCCAACGGCTGGGGGTGTTCATCGAACGCCGCTTCAAGCCGACCGTGCGTTACTGCGCGGCGACCGAGCAACGCCTGGAACAACTGGCCAAGAACGTCGCCAACCTGGGCGATTTGCTGCAAGCGCGAGTACAGGTGGAAATGGAAGAGCAGAACGCCGAGATTCTGCGCAGCCTCAATGCCCGGGCTGATGCCCAGGTAAAGATTCAGCGGGCGGTGGAGGGGCTGTCGATCATCGCCATCACCTACTACCTGCTGAACCTGTTCAAGCTGCTGTATGGCGGGCTGAATGTGCTGGGCGCCGGGTTGACGGCGCGGGAGGCGCTGCTGGGCATGGCGCCTCCGGCATTGTTGGTGCTGCTGGTGATTCTGATGAGAATCAGGCGGGCCAAGCAGCATTGA
- a CDS encoding YybH family protein: MDQTLQVRQAAADLVAAFASNDTARYFACFSEDATFLFHTLAQPLLSRRAYEDLWAQWQAEGFAVLACQSSNVHVSLQGDVAVFMHDVATHIRMAGEEHQLAERETIVFRRESERWLACHEHLSVVTGA; the protein is encoded by the coding sequence GTGGACCAGACACTCCAGGTACGGCAGGCCGCTGCCGACCTCGTTGCCGCCTTCGCCAGCAACGACACCGCCCGCTACTTCGCCTGCTTCAGCGAAGACGCCACCTTCCTCTTCCACACCTTGGCGCAGCCGCTGTTGTCCCGTCGCGCCTATGAAGACCTCTGGGCTCAATGGCAAGCCGAGGGCTTTGCCGTGCTGGCGTGCCAGTCGAGCAATGTCCACGTGAGCCTGCAAGGCGATGTGGCGGTGTTCATGCATGATGTCGCCACGCATATCCGCATGGCCGGTGAAGAGCACCAGTTGGCCGAGCGCGAAACCATCGTGTTCCGCCGCGAAAGCGAACGCTGGTTGGCCTGCCACGAGCACCTGTCCGTCGTCACGGGCGCCTGA